In Castanea sativa cultivar Marrone di Chiusa Pesio chromosome 6, ASM4071231v1, a single window of DNA contains:
- the LOC142638719 gene encoding disease resistance protein RPM1-like, protein MSRSIVERCGGLPLAIVAIGGLLSTKEKVQSEWHKLRDSLSLEFDINSCLRSIPRILFLSYHDLPYNLKACFLYFGMFPEDYSINCARLIRLWIAEGFIKEKQGITLEEVAQDYLNKLIHRNLVQVEGVDSIGKTRTCRVHDMMREVILSKSEELSFRTVSLQNYSSFDKIARHLSIQTNVNNPLEGITSSQPRSIIMFEEDKLPKSLVTGFFVNFKLMKTMDFEGAAIDYIPREVGNLIHLRYLSLRETKVQKIPKSIGKLHNLETLDLKRSHVSKLPVEISGLRKLRYLAAYIENHEVELNIESRRAVMIPSGIGQLESLQKLFTVEVHSASFIAELEKLRQLRKLEIAKLKREDGMALCTALEKMSHLRALDISSTSEEEILELQSMSSPPPLLQTLCLNGRLVKLPEWIPKLKNIVRIQLFWSSLLDDPLKVLQDLPCLMSLQLHDGYSGEQLHFEEGGLQKLKVLELKNLGGLNSLIIDEGAMPLLEEFVIGPASQLKEVPFGIKHLKSLKSLEFYDMPREFVLSLQPPEGPEFWKVEHILSVDFWYRTQAENYEGYDIGESELLEYLRNQVTGKEPELMLKFYLLRSKICFKSNISKIFKCQIIQETAIFSINQSISGWFSLV, encoded by the exons ATGTCACGTAGCATAGTTGAGAGATGTGGAGGGTTGCCACTAGCAATTGTGGCTATAGGCGGTCTTTTATCAACCAAAGAAAAGGTTCAATCTGAGTGGCACAAATTGCGTGATAGTCTTAGTTTAGAATTCGACATTAATTCATGCCTAAGAAGTATCCCCAGAATTCTATTTCTTAGTTATCATGATCTACCTTACAACCTCAAAGCTTGTTTCCTATATTTTGGCATGTTTCCAGAGGATTACTCTATTAATTGTGCAAGACTAATTCGACTTTGGATAGCCGAGGGTTTCATAAAAGAAAAGCAAGGAATAACATTGGAAGAGGTTGCACAAGACTACTTGAACAAACTCATTCATAGAAACTTGGTTCAAGTTGAAGGTGTCGATTCTATTGGCAAAACTAGAACTTGTCGAGTTCATGATATGATGCGTGAAGTAATTCTTTCTAAGTCAGAGGAATTGAGCTTTCGAACTGTTTCATTACAAAACTACTCAAGTTTTGATAAAATTGCTCGACACTTATCAATCCAGACGAATGTAAATAATCCTTTAGAGGGTATTACTAGTTCACAACCTCGATCTATTATCATGTTTGAGGAAGATAAATTGCCCAAGTCTTTGGTTACTggtttttttgtaaatttcaaGCTTATGAAAACAATGGATTTTGAAGGTGCTGCAATTGATTACATTCCTAGAGAAGTGGGAAACCTAATCCATTTAAGATATTTAAGCTTGAGGGAAACGAAAGTACAAAAGATTCCGAAGTCCATTGGTAAACTTCACAACCTAGAGACTTTGGATTTGAAACGTTCTCATGTTTCTAAGCTACCAGTAGAGATTAGTGGGCTCCGTAAGCTACGATATCTTGCAGCGTACATTGAAAACCATGAAGTTGAACTCAATATTGAATCTCGACGAGCAGTGATGATACCAAGTGGCATTGGACAGTTAGAGTCCTTACAAAAGTTGTTTACAGTGGAAGTCCACAGCGCTAGCTTTATTGCAGAATTGGAAAAGCTGAGGCAATTGAGGAAGTTGGAAATTGCTAAACTGAAGAGAGAAGACGGGATGGCCTTGTGCACCGCATTAGAAAAAATGAGCCACCTTCGGGCATTGGATATCAGTTCGACAAGTGAGGAAGAAATTCTTGAATTGCAATCAATGTCTTCTCCTCCGCCCCTCCTACAAACTCTTTGCCTAAATGGACGACTAGTAAAATTGCCGGAATggattcccaaacttaaaaatatagttAGAATTCAATTATTCTGGTCAAGTTTACTAGATGATCCATTGAAGGTCCTTCAGGATTTGCCTTGTTTGATGAGTCTTCAGCTTCATGACGGATACAGTGGTGAGCAACTACATTTTGAGGAAGGAGGATTACAGAAACTCAAGGTGCTAGAGCTCAAAAACTTGGGAGGATTGAATAGTCTGATAATAGATGAAGGTGCCATGCCTCTTCTTGAAGAGTTTGTAATTGGACCCGCCTCACAGTTGAAGGAGGTTCCCTTCGGCATCAAGCATTTGAAAAGTCTGAAAAGTCTGGAATTTTATGATATGCCAAGGGAATTCGTGCTTAGTCTGCAACCACCCGAAGGCCCTGAGTTTTGGAAAGTAGAGCATATTCTCTCTGTTGATTTCTGGTATAGGACTCAAGCGGAAAACTACGAAGGGTATGACATTGGTGAGTCAGAATTGTTGGAATATCTACGAAATCAAGTCACAG GTAAGGAGCCCGAATTAATGCTCAAATTTTACTTGCTAAGAAGCAAAATTT GCTTCAAATCCAACATCTCAAAGATTTTCAAGTGCCAGATCATACAAGAAACTGCCATTTTCTCAATCAACCAAAGCATCAGCGGTTGGTTCTCCCTTGTATAG
- the LOC142638712 gene encoding disease resistance protein RPM1-like, with protein sequence MAESAVSLAIEYLVPLLVQEARLLKGIHDEVASIKGELEFIRSFLNDADARAEKEDMSNVVKTWVKQLREEAYHIEDVIDEYILHFAKQTHRQRRSICFLPNVFHFTMKLKPRHVIASEIRDVNKKLKETRDKFERYGFNTIEKGRPINDVGGVSWHDPRLKSLLIEEAEVVGIESPRAKLTELLVEGPTKSMVISAVGIGGLGKTTLVKKVYDSEKVTTHFDCQAWITVTQSYKMEDLLREMIEKFYETMMECAPKEIDTMKETSLMEELKRYLREQRYIVILDDLWDTEFWGHIKCAFPENDKGSRIVITT encoded by the coding sequence ATGGCAGAAAGTGCAGTCAGCCTAGCTATAGAGTATTTGGTCCCGTTGTTAGTTCAGGAAGCTAGATTGTTGAAGGGTATCCACGATGAAGTTGCAAGCATCAAAGGTGAATTAGAGTTCATTCGATCTTTCCTAAATGATGCAGATGCAAGGGCAGAGAAAGAAGACATGAGCAACGTTGTGAAAACATGGGTAAAACAGCTAAGGGAAGAAGCTTATCACATAGAAGATGTTATTGATGAATACATACTTCATTTTGCAAAACAAACTCATAGGCAAAGGAGAAGTATCTGTTTTCTCCCAAATGTTTTTCACTTTACCATGAAACTGAAACCAAGACATGTGATAGCCTCTGAGATTAGAGATGTCAACAAGAAACTCAAGGAAACCAGGGACAAATTTGAAAGATATGGCTTCAACACCATAGAGAAAGGTAGACCCATCAATGATGTTGGAGGTGTTTCGTGGCATGACCCTCGACTGAAATCCCTTTTAATTGAGGAAGCAGAGGTTGTGGGCATTGAGTCTCCCAGAGCTAAATTGACAGAGTTGTTGGTAGAAGGACCGACAAAAAGCATGGTGATTTCAGCAGTTGGCATTGGTGGTCTTGGCAAGACCACTCTTGTCAAAAAAGTGTATGATAGTGAGAAGGTGACAACACACTTTGATTGTCAGGCTTGGATCACTGTGACTCAATCATACAAGATGGAGGATCTATTAAGGGAAATGATAGAGAAATTTTACGAGACAATGATGGAGTGCGCTCCTAAGGAAATTGACACAATGAAAGAGACATCTCTAATGGAAGAATTGAAGCGGTATTTACGTGAACAGAGATATATAGTAATTCTTGATGATTTATGGGATACAGAATTTTGGGGACATATAAAATGTGCTTTCCCAGAGAATGATAAAGGAAGTAGAATAGTAATCACAACTTGA